The Euphorbia lathyris chromosome 8, ddEupLath1.1, whole genome shotgun sequence genome has a window encoding:
- the LOC136202150 gene encoding pectinesterase-like, with product MEQTLAFPPLSNSRKLQFFLLFLFFTGVASSNEHEISAAHSILKSSCSTTLYPDLCFSAISTHPNASTKIKSAKDVIRLALNVTQASVQRTFSKISKLASSRTNFTLRETTALKDCLEMQNTTLEEINMVMEEFNHYPCLNKSLAEHAEELNILLSAAMANQQTCIDGFSHNKADQRVRDLIIGDEMNVLRLCSNALALIKNMTDTDLAREKNSNSFSRKKLEEENGMGMGWPKWLSAGDRRLLQATTVTPNVVVAADGSGNYRTVSEAVAAAPERSSSRYIIKINAGVYKENVDVPSRKTNIMFVGDGRTTTIITGNRNVIDGSTTFNSATVAAVGDMFLARDITFQNSAGPSKEQAVALRVGSDRSAFYRCSMIAFQDTLYVHSLRQFYISCIIIGSVDFIFGNAAVIFQNCDIHARRPNPSQKNMVTAQGRDDPNQNTGIVIQKCRIGATRDLQAVQSMFPTYLGRPWKLYSRTVVMQSEISDVINPAGWFEWNGDFALDTLVYREYRNTGPGSNTANRVTWKGYRVMSSDAEAEVYTAENFIVGSSWLPSTGFPFSLGL from the exons ATGGAGCAAACATTAGCATTTCCTCCATTATCAAACTCCAGAAAACtccaattctttcttctctttctgTTTTTCACTGGTGTAGCCTCATCAAATGAACATGAAATATCAGCAGCTCATTCCATACTCAAATCCTCCTGCAGTACCACATTGTACCCTGACCTATGTTTCTCTGCAATCTCAACTCACCCAAATGCTTCAACCAAAATTAAGTCTGCAAAAGATGTCATTCGTCTTGCTTTGAATGTCACTCAAGCTTCAGTTCAACGAACTTTCTCAAAAATCAGCAAACTTGCTTCTAGTCGTACCAATTTCACTCTCCGGGAAACAACTGCTTTGAAAGATTGCTTGGAAATGCAGAATACTACTCTTGAAGAGATTAACATGGTTATGGAGGAGTTCAATCATTATCCTTGTTTGAATAAATCCTTAGCAGAACATGCTGAGGAACTCAATATTCTTCTTAGTGCTGCTATGGCTAATCAACAAACTTGCATCGACGGTTTCTCTCATAATAAAGCAGACCAAAGG GTTCGGGATTTAATTATCGGCGACGAAATGAATGTGCTTCGGCTATGTAGCAACGCTTTGGCATTGATAAAGAATATGACAGATACAGATTTAGCAAGAGAGaaaaattcaaattcattttcaaggaagaagcttgaagaggAAAATGGAATGGGAATGGGATGGCCAAAGTGGTTGTCGGCCGGTGACCGGAGACTACTGCAGGCGACAACAGTGACTCCTAATGTGGTTGTGGCAGCTGATGGGAGTGGAAATTACCGGACGGTGTCGGAGGCGGTGGCGGCAGCACCGGAAAGGAGTAGTAGTAGAtacattataaaaataaatgcaGGAGTATATAAAGAGAATGTGGATGTTCCGTCGAGGAAGACTAATATTATGTTTGTCGGTGATGGGAGGACGACCACCATTATTACTGGTAACAGGAATGTGATTGATGGCAGCACTACTTTTAACTCGGCAACTGTTG CTGCAGTAGGGGACATGTTCTTAGCCAGAGACATAACATTCCAAAACAGCGCAGGACCATCAAAAGAGCAAGCAGTTGCACTCCGAGTAGGCTCAGACCGCTCCGCATTTTATCGGTGCAGCATGATAGCATTTCAAGACACTCTTTACGTCCATTCACTCCGCCAATTCTACATCAGCTGCATAATAATAGGCTCCGTAGATTTCATATTCGGAAATGCAGCAGTCATATTCCAAAACTGCGACATTCATGCCCGTCGCCCCAACCCAAGCCAAAAGAACATGGTCACCGCGCAAGGCCGCGATGATCCTAATCAGAACACCGGAATAGTCATTCAGAAATGCAGAATAGGCGCGACCAGGGACTTACAGGCCGTGCAGAGCATGTTTCCTACGTATTTAGGCCGGCCTTGGAAGCTATATTCGAGGACTGTAGTAATGCAGAGTGAAATAAGTGATGTTATTAACCCGGCCGGGTGGTTTGAATGGAATGGTGATTTTGCACTTGATACTTTGGTTTATAGAGAGTACCGGAATACCGGACCGGGTTCTAATACTGCTAATAGAGTTACATGGAAGGGGTATAGAGTGATGAGTAGTGATGCAGAGGCAGAGGTTTATACTGCTGAAAATTTTATTGTAGGAAGTAGTTGGTTGCCTTCTACTGGATTTCCTTTCTCTCTTGGTTTGTAA